One Clostridia bacterium genomic region harbors:
- a CDS encoding nitrilase-related carbon-nitrogen hydrolase has translation MGAPALGRESKTKESLGVGHRAWLLLATAGALLLVANGRNTIPLAAWLAPVFLLRFTRGGRAWARLLTTFSVLFATWLFQFRGMVPAPRPIVIAVAVAFSLALLVPYAIDRALSPRLRAGWATLVFPAAWAGTEYLVSIVSPYGSWGAVAYSQFGELPLMQLASVTGPSGITFLMGWFASTMNLAWARDWIWRDVRKPAAALAVTFAAVLISGGVRLAFFPPDSATVKVVSLSRGNFPTAPTEDLERSLFRNLPLTDAEVDLIRNSTHLGTDDLLARTERAADAGAKIVFWSETAGDVFKEEEAALIARAQGLASRKQIYLGLGLGTYQRGAAKPLENKIVLIAPNGQIAYEYWKARPVPGSEKNISSQLDGKIKTALTPYGRVASAICFDLDFPQLLAQAGKMNTDILLAPSNDWLAIDPWHTQMAAFRAVEQGFNLVRQVRTGLSIAVDYQGRVLAQMDDFVSPDREMTAYVPTRGVRTIYSRIGDAFAWACLLGLAILPLATRRRS, from the coding sequence ATGGGAGCTCCCGCTCTAGGTCGCGAAAGTAAGACAAAGGAATCTTTGGGAGTAGGGCACCGGGCATGGCTGCTGCTGGCCACGGCTGGGGCGTTATTGCTGGTTGCGAACGGCCGCAACACGATTCCGCTGGCGGCTTGGCTTGCGCCCGTGTTCCTGCTGCGCTTCACGCGTGGAGGCCGTGCCTGGGCTCGCCTACTGACAACATTCTCGGTGCTATTTGCAACGTGGCTCTTCCAGTTTCGTGGAATGGTTCCTGCGCCAAGGCCCATTGTCATCGCCGTTGCAGTGGCGTTCTCGCTGGCGCTGCTTGTGCCGTATGCGATAGACCGTGCGCTCTCGCCACGGCTTCGCGCGGGATGGGCGACGCTGGTCTTTCCGGCGGCTTGGGCGGGGACGGAATACCTCGTAAGCATCGTGTCGCCGTATGGCAGTTGGGGCGCGGTGGCATATTCGCAATTTGGCGAACTGCCGCTGATGCAGCTTGCTTCTGTTACGGGACCGTCCGGGATCACCTTCCTCATGGGATGGTTCGCTTCGACAATGAATCTGGCGTGGGCGCGCGACTGGATCTGGCGCGATGTTCGTAAGCCGGCTGCAGCGCTTGCAGTGACATTCGCGGCAGTGCTGATAAGCGGTGGAGTTCGACTTGCGTTCTTTCCTCCCGATTCGGCAACTGTAAAAGTAGTTTCGCTATCGCGCGGGAACTTCCCAACTGCGCCGACAGAAGACCTGGAACGGAGCCTCTTCCGCAACCTGCCGCTGACGGATGCTGAAGTGGATTTGATCCGCAACAGCACGCATCTTGGCACGGACGATCTGCTGGCAAGAACCGAACGGGCCGCGGATGCAGGCGCGAAAATTGTCTTCTGGAGCGAAACCGCGGGAGACGTCTTTAAGGAAGAGGAGGCGGCGCTGATCGCACGGGCTCAGGGACTGGCGAGCCGTAAACAAATCTATCTCGGGCTCGGACTTGGCACATATCAACGTGGTGCCGCGAAGCCGCTCGAGAACAAGATCGTGCTCATCGCGCCGAATGGCCAGATAGCATACGAATACTGGAAGGCGCGTCCAGTGCCCGGGAGTGAAAAAAACATTTCGAGCCAGCTCGACGGCAAAATCAAGACGGCCCTGACCCCTTACGGACGTGTCGCGTCGGCCATCTGCTTTGACCTGGATTTCCCGCAACTGCTGGCGCAGGCGGGGAAAATGAATACCGACATCCTGCTCGCGCCTTCCAACGACTGGCTGGCCATTGATCCGTGGCATACACAGATGGCGGCGTTCCGAGCGGTGGAGCAGGGCTTCAACCTCGTGCGGCAGGTGCGCACGGGCCTATCAATTGCCGTGGATTACCAGGGCCGCGTGCTGGCGCAGATGGATGATTTCGTTTCGCCTGACCGCGAGATGACGGCGTACGTGCCCACACGCGGCGTCCGCACCATATACTCGCGGATAGGCGACGCGTTCGCATGGGCATGCCTATTAGGGCTGGCGATTCTGCCGCTCGCAACGCGGAGGCGTTCCTAA
- a CDS encoding TetR/AcrR family transcriptional regulator: MTSLSRRDQQRSQLRREILDAASAAFANKGYEQLSMRKLAAQLACSPGTLYLYFRDKDELLHAVVEGSFAELLKGLRAIPDDGDPVGLLKTKLRAYIEFGLRNPNHYKCAFVLPPGQDRKRPYKPHPAFDELVQALRRCVESGLLPEADLATTSQVVWSCIHGLTSLLIARPAFPWVDREKLIDELIETATAGIAFRAVTASKREGGRNGSSRSRSRK, from the coding sequence ATGACTTCTCTTTCCAGACGCGATCAGCAACGCTCGCAACTCCGCCGCGAAATCCTGGATGCCGCGAGCGCCGCTTTTGCGAACAAGGGCTACGAGCAACTCTCCATGCGCAAGCTGGCGGCCCAGCTGGCGTGCTCGCCCGGCACGCTGTATCTCTATTTTCGCGACAAAGACGAGCTGCTGCACGCCGTGGTCGAAGGGAGCTTTGCGGAATTGCTGAAGGGTCTGCGTGCAATTCCAGACGACGGCGACCCGGTCGGCTTGTTGAAGACGAAACTGCGGGCGTACATCGAGTTCGGGCTACGCAACCCCAATCACTACAAATGCGCGTTTGTGCTGCCGCCCGGGCAGGATCGCAAGCGGCCCTACAAGCCTCATCCGGCTTTCGATGAACTGGTGCAAGCGCTGCGGCGGTGCGTGGAGTCTGGCCTCTTGCCCGAGGCAGACTTGGCAACGACAAGCCAGGTCGTCTGGTCGTGCATCCATGGGTTAACGTCGTTGTTGATCGCGAGGCCGGCGTTCCCGTGGGTGGACAGAGAAAAGTTGATCGATGAATTGATCGAGACTGCAACGGCCGGGATCGCTTTCCGCGCCGTGACTGCAAGCAAGAGAGAAGGAGGGCGCAATGGGAGCTCCCGCTCTAGGTCGCGAAAGTAA
- a CDS encoding MBL fold metallo-hydrolase, giving the protein MLLLSICGVAQQYTTNTSLTTSKLAENVYLIQGEGGNVTALIGEDAILLIDSMFPETAAGLDAALKSLSPKPVRYVINTHWHADHTGANEYFGGRGATIVSSEPTRAWLASRGNDYRPNAKAIPTPTAGLPVVAFGEDSTSISAANACSCVASERGTRTEMRERS; this is encoded by the coding sequence ATGCTGCTGCTGAGCATATGTGGAGTCGCGCAACAGTACACCACTAACACCAGCCTCACCACAAGCAAGCTTGCCGAGAATGTCTACCTGATCCAAGGCGAAGGCGGGAATGTTACGGCGCTGATCGGCGAAGACGCCATTCTGCTTATCGATTCGATGTTCCCGGAAACAGCAGCGGGCCTCGATGCGGCGCTGAAGAGTCTTTCGCCGAAACCCGTTCGCTACGTCATCAATACGCATTGGCACGCCGATCACACTGGCGCTAACGAGTACTTCGGCGGGCGGGGCGCAACCATTGTGTCCAGCGAACCGACGCGCGCGTGGTTGGCTTCGCGCGGAAACGACTATCGACCAAATGCTAAAGCCATACCCACGCCAACCGCTGGCCTTCCGGTGGTCGCCTTTGGTGAGGACTCGACGTCTATTTCAGCGGCGAACGCCTGCAGCTGCGTCGCCTCGGAACGGGGCACACGGACGGAGATGCGGGAGCGTTCCTGA